The genomic window AGCGTGCCCGGGTGTGGATCCCGGGTTACGGATCCTGGGTCGTGGCGCACCGGGCCATGGAACGCCGGGCGGCGGTGTGCGGTGGTGTGGTCCTCGGGCCGGGTGGGCCGGGTCAGGGATCCCGGGCCTTGGTATGCCGGGCCACGGAACGAGGGGTGGCGGTGTGCGGTGGTGTGGGTGCTCGGGCCGCAGTGCGCCCGGGTGTGGATCCCGGGTTACGGATCCTGGGTCGTGGCGCACCAGGCCATGGAACGCCGGGCGGCGGTGCGCGGTGGCGCGGTCCTCGGGCCGGGTGGGCCGGGTCAGGGATCCCGGTCCTTGGTATGCCGGGCCACGGACGAGGGGTGGCGGTGCGCCTCGCTGCGGGTCCTCGGACCGGGGGCTGCCAGGCCCTCCGCTACGGATTCGGCGGGGGCGGCGGTCGCCCCGCCTTGCGCGGCGGCTGCGTGCCGCGACGAAGCGCTCCAGCCCTGACGGGACACCGCCACGCGCGCCGGGAACGCCGGTGCACTCGTTCGTCGCGCTGCGAGCCCGTCCCCGACGCTACGGCTTCGCCGAGCGGTAGTACCGCCGCGCTCCGTCGTGGAGCTCCAGCGGATCGGTGTAGATCGCCGTCCGCAGGTCCACGAGCTGCGCCGGGTGCACCTCGCCGCCGATCCGGTCGCGGCTGTCGATCACCGCACGCGTAAGGCTCTCGGTGAGCTCCGGGTCCGCGTCCGCCGTCGTGACCAGGAGGTTCGTCACCGCGAGTGTCTCCACCTGCACCGAGCCGCCCATGATCAGCGGGTAGGCGTCGGCGGGCACGACCGCCGAGCGGTAGTAGCGGGTGGCCTCGCCCGCGTTGTGGACGCGGTCGATCAGGTCCTCGTCGAGCGGAACCAGCCGTACCGCGGTGCGCCCCGAGAGCTTCTGGAGGGCGCCGGTGGGCAGCCCGCCCGACCAGAAGAAGGCGTCCAGCTCACCGCGCTCCAGCAGGCCCGGCATGGTGTCGATACCCGCCGAGACCGGTGCGATGTCCTCCGCCGGGTCCAGGCCCGCCGCGGACAGCACCCGCTCGGCGATGATCCTGACCCCCGATCCGTCCTGTCCGACGCCGACCCGCAGGCCGCGCAGGTCCCCGGGGGTCCGCACCAGCGAGCCCTGCCCCACCACGAGCTGCACGTAGTCGTCGTACAGCCGGGCGCAGCCCCGCAGTCGCCCGGCGCCCGGCCTGCCCTCCTGCTGGTACTTGGCCACCGCGTCGGCCGTGGCGATCGTGAAGTCGGCCTCGCCGCTCGCGACCCTGGCGAGGTTCTCCTGGGAGCCCTCGCTGGTCCGCAGCTCTATGGAGACCCCGGGCAGATCGCGGGCGAGCGCGCCCTTCAGCAGCTCGCCGTAGCGCTGGTAGACCCCGGTCTTCACACCCGTGCTGAACGTGAGCCGCCCGGTCGGGGTCGTCTCCCCGGCCGGCAGCAGCCACCA from Streptomyces sp. FIT100 includes these protein-coding regions:
- a CDS encoding TAXI family TRAP transporter solute-binding subunit yields the protein MSPALPRLTRRRALQGSVALAVVCGLLLWWLLPAGETTPTGRLTFSTGVKTGVYQRYGELLKGALARDLPGVSIELRTSEGSQENLARVASGEADFTIATADAVAKYQQEGRPGAGRLRGCARLYDDYVQLVVGQGSLVRTPGDLRGLRVGVGQDGSGVRIIAERVLSAAGLDPAEDIAPVSAGIDTMPGLLERGELDAFFWSGGLPTGALQKLSGRTAVRLVPLDEDLIDRVHNAGEATRYYRSAVVPADAYPLIMGGSVQVETLAVTNLLVTTADADPELTESLTRAVIDSRDRIGGEVHPAQLVDLRTAIYTDPLELHDGARRYYRSAKP